A stretch of the Gemmatirosa kalamazoonensis genome encodes the following:
- a CDS encoding M20/M25/M40 family metallo-hydrolase, whose protein sequence is MERSNSIDRRTFVHGAAAGVAGLALGGLPSPLGAHAAADRDAVIAKIASGHAAALTMLRDWIAFPSIAAENRNYPQGAEYMARLARDAGFANARLVPTSGKPGVFGTLDVGARTWLGLYFMYDVKQFDPAEWSSPPLEGRLVKKEGVGTVIVGRGATNQKGPEVACLAALHAFRAANVKLPVNLVLVAEGEEEIGSPSFRQIVLTPEVQAALHRCVGVVIPLGNQGLDGRVQVNLGAKGVIELELVASGEKWGRGPARDVHSSLAAQVDSPAWHLVQALNTLVKPDGHTPAVEGFFDDVRPIGDAQRRILEDAIPRMSEAETKKALGVTRWIADEAWHDSLVRLVSQPTINIEGLVGGYTGPGGKTILPHRAVAKLDMRLVPDMTAAKTLERVKAHLAKHGFGDLEVNMTGGYDPTETPADSKLVHAMMATYRKNGVDPLLWPRLAGSWPGATFTAPPLNLPAGQFGLGHGAGAHAPDEYWLVESTNPNVVGMDGAAKSFVDFFYELA, encoded by the coding sequence ATGGAGCGCAGCAACTCGATCGACCGACGCACGTTCGTGCACGGCGCTGCCGCCGGCGTCGCGGGGCTCGCCCTCGGCGGCCTGCCGTCTCCGTTAGGCGCCCATGCCGCCGCCGACCGCGACGCGGTGATCGCGAAGATCGCGTCGGGCCACGCCGCCGCCCTCACGATGCTCCGCGACTGGATCGCGTTCCCGTCCATCGCGGCGGAGAACCGCAACTACCCGCAGGGCGCCGAATACATGGCGCGGCTCGCGCGCGACGCCGGGTTCGCGAACGCGCGCCTCGTGCCGACGAGCGGGAAGCCCGGCGTGTTCGGCACGCTCGACGTCGGGGCGCGCACGTGGCTCGGCCTCTACTTCATGTACGACGTGAAGCAGTTCGACCCGGCGGAGTGGAGTTCCCCGCCGCTCGAGGGTCGGCTGGTGAAGAAGGAGGGCGTCGGCACGGTGATCGTCGGCCGTGGCGCGACGAACCAGAAGGGCCCCGAGGTCGCGTGCCTCGCCGCGCTGCATGCGTTCCGCGCGGCGAACGTGAAGCTGCCCGTGAACCTCGTGCTCGTGGCCGAGGGCGAGGAGGAGATCGGCAGCCCGAGCTTCCGGCAGATCGTGCTGACACCCGAGGTGCAGGCCGCGCTGCATCGGTGCGTCGGCGTCGTCATCCCGTTAGGCAACCAGGGCCTCGACGGCCGCGTGCAGGTGAACCTCGGCGCGAAGGGCGTGATCGAGCTGGAGCTCGTCGCGTCGGGCGAGAAGTGGGGGCGCGGCCCGGCGCGCGACGTTCACTCGAGCCTCGCCGCGCAGGTCGACAGCCCCGCGTGGCATCTCGTGCAGGCGCTGAACACGCTGGTGAAGCCCGACGGCCACACGCCGGCCGTGGAGGGGTTCTTCGACGACGTGCGCCCGATCGGCGACGCGCAGCGGCGCATCCTCGAGGACGCGATCCCGCGCATGAGCGAGGCCGAGACGAAGAAGGCGTTGGGCGTCACCCGCTGGATCGCCGACGAGGCGTGGCACGACTCGCTCGTGCGCCTCGTCTCGCAGCCGACGATCAACATCGAGGGGCTCGTCGGCGGCTACACGGGTCCCGGCGGCAAGACGATCCTGCCGCACCGCGCCGTCGCGAAGCTCGACATGCGGCTCGTGCCCGACATGACGGCGGCGAAGACGCTCGAGCGGGTGAAGGCGCACCTCGCGAAGCACGGCTTCGGCGATCTCGAGGTGAACATGACCGGCGGCTACGATCCGACCGAGACGCCGGCCGACTCGAAGCTCGTGCACGCGATGATGGCCACGTATCGCAAGAACGGCGTCGACCCGCTGCTCTGGCCGCGGCTCGCCGGTTCGTGGCCCGGCGCGACGTTCACCGCGCCCCCGCTGAATCTGCCCGCCGGACAGTTCGGGCTCGGCCACGGCGCGGGCGCGCACGCGCCGGACGAGTACTGGCTCGTCGAGTCGACGAACCCGAACGTCGTCGGCATGGACGGCGCGGCGAAGTCGTTCGTGGACTTCTTCTACGAGCTGGCGTAG
- the selA gene encoding L-seryl-tRNA(Sec) selenium transferase codes for MSDTPALARLPSVDEVLRHPAFAAAAGGLADAYRTRLVRQTIQTRRRRLLDDPPADGADVRADVVADCAREARALARPFPRRVINATGVLLHTNLGRAPLGELLAGLEDTLGGYTDLEWDEATLGRGNRDEGLAAQLRLLTGAESAIVVNNCASALLLALHTLAAGRAALVSRSELVEIGGSFRVPEIIEASGCRLREVGTTNRTRAADFERAATDGGAAVLLKVHQSNFVQRGFVESVSTDEMVALGRALGVPVLEDNGSGLVVPNGAPPLGDEPHVAASVARGVDVVCFSGDKLLGGVQAGIVVGRAPLVDAMRRNPLFRALRLDKVRIALLHRCLAPHLAGDERGLPLWRLFHADVDEVRARASTLRLPSWARPVPLRATLGGGSNPEADFPSWGLELAHPTLGAERVRRALAGRDVPIVGYVRQDRCFLDVRTVLPADLPEIQAALDTLDR; via the coding sequence GTGTCCGACACCCCGGCGCTCGCGCGCCTTCCCTCGGTCGACGAGGTGCTCCGGCATCCCGCGTTCGCCGCAGCGGCCGGCGGGCTGGCCGACGCGTACCGCACGCGGCTCGTGCGGCAGACGATCCAGACGCGTCGACGCCGCCTCCTCGACGACCCGCCCGCCGACGGCGCCGACGTGCGCGCGGACGTCGTCGCCGACTGTGCGCGCGAGGCGCGGGCGCTCGCGCGGCCGTTCCCGCGGCGCGTGATCAACGCGACCGGCGTGCTGCTCCACACGAACCTCGGCCGCGCGCCGCTCGGCGAGCTGCTCGCGGGGCTCGAGGACACGCTCGGCGGCTACACCGACCTCGAGTGGGACGAGGCCACGCTCGGCCGCGGCAATCGCGACGAGGGACTCGCGGCCCAACTCCGCCTGCTCACCGGGGCCGAGTCGGCGATCGTGGTGAACAACTGCGCGAGCGCGCTGCTGCTCGCGCTGCACACGCTCGCCGCGGGACGCGCGGCGCTCGTGAGCCGGTCGGAGCTCGTGGAGATCGGCGGCTCGTTCCGCGTGCCGGAGATCATCGAGGCGAGCGGGTGCCGACTGCGCGAGGTCGGCACCACGAACCGCACCCGCGCCGCCGACTTCGAGCGCGCCGCGACCGACGGTGGCGCGGCGGTACTGCTCAAGGTGCACCAGTCGAACTTCGTGCAGCGCGGCTTCGTGGAGTCGGTATCGACCGACGAGATGGTGGCGCTCGGCCGCGCGCTCGGGGTACCGGTGCTGGAGGACAACGGCTCGGGGCTCGTGGTGCCTAACGGCGCGCCGCCGCTCGGCGACGAGCCGCACGTCGCCGCGAGCGTGGCGCGCGGCGTGGACGTCGTGTGCTTCAGCGGCGACAAGCTGCTCGGCGGCGTGCAGGCGGGGATCGTCGTCGGCCGAGCGCCGCTCGTGGACGCGATGCGGCGCAACCCGCTGTTCCGCGCGCTGCGCCTCGACAAGGTGCGCATCGCGCTGCTGCATCGCTGCCTCGCGCCGCACCTCGCGGGCGACGAGCGCGGGCTGCCGCTGTGGCGACTGTTCCACGCGGACGTGGACGAGGTGCGCGCGCGCGCGTCCACGCTGCGGCTGCCGTCATGGGCGCGGCCGGTGCCCCTCCGTGCCACGCTCGGCGGCGGCTCGAACCCGGAGGCCGACTTCCCGAGCTGGGGACTCGAGCTCGCGCATCCCACGCTCGGCGCGGAGCGCGTGCGGCGCGCGCTCGCCGGCCGCGACGTGCCGATCGTGGGCTACGTGCGGCAGGACCGCTGCTTCCTCGACGTGCGCACCGTGCTGCCGGCCGATCTTCCGGAGATCCAGGCGGCGCTCGACACGCTGGATCGTTAG
- the selD gene encoding selenide, water dikinase SelD, translating into MTSVAASPVRLTQYAHGAGCGCKISPAVLTRMLDGIGPGFADPRLLVGHGARDDAAVYALDDERVLISTTDFFMPIVDDAFDFGAVAATNAISDVYAMGGTPILAIAILGWPVSLLDAAIAGDVLRGATEACARAGIALAGGHSIDAPEPIFGLAVTGTGRRADVRTNAQARAGCELYLTKPLGVGVLTTAMKRGILRDDDCAEVRRLMLTLNDVGPALARLDAVATMTDVTGFGLLGHLLEVCDASGLSAEVRVDDVPRLASAAGYIASGAVPGGTTRNAASYGHRVAPLPDAWRDLLCDPQTSGGLLVAVDPAGRDEFLRVTRERGLDLRAFGVLTPRAEPTIRLV; encoded by the coding sequence ATGACGTCCGTCGCGGCATCGCCGGTCCGGCTCACGCAGTACGCGCACGGTGCCGGCTGCGGCTGCAAGATCTCCCCCGCGGTGCTCACCCGCATGCTCGACGGCATCGGGCCGGGGTTCGCGGATCCGCGGCTGCTCGTCGGCCACGGCGCGCGCGACGACGCGGCGGTGTACGCGCTCGACGACGAGCGCGTCCTCATCAGCACGACCGACTTCTTCATGCCGATCGTCGACGACGCGTTCGACTTCGGCGCCGTCGCGGCGACGAACGCGATCAGCGACGTGTACGCGATGGGCGGCACGCCGATCCTCGCCATCGCGATACTCGGCTGGCCGGTGTCGCTGCTCGACGCGGCGATCGCGGGCGACGTGCTGCGCGGCGCGACCGAGGCGTGCGCGCGGGCCGGCATCGCGCTCGCTGGCGGCCACAGCATCGACGCGCCCGAGCCGATCTTCGGCCTCGCCGTCACGGGCACCGGGCGACGCGCCGACGTGCGCACGAACGCGCAGGCGCGCGCTGGCTGCGAGCTCTATCTCACGAAGCCGCTCGGCGTCGGCGTGCTGACGACGGCGATGAAGCGCGGGATCCTGCGCGACGACGACTGCGCCGAGGTCCGCAGGCTGATGCTGACGCTGAACGACGTCGGCCCCGCGCTCGCGCGCCTCGACGCGGTCGCGACCATGACCGACGTCACGGGCTTCGGCCTGCTCGGCCACCTGCTCGAGGTCTGCGACGCGAGCGGCCTCTCGGCCGAGGTGCGCGTCGACGACGTACCCCGCCTCGCGTCGGCGGCCGGGTACATCGCGTCAGGCGCGGTCCCCGGCGGCACGACGCGCAACGCCGCGAGCTACGGCCACCGCGTCGCACCGCTCCCCGACGCGTGGCGCGACCTGCTCTGCGACCCCCAGACGAGCGGCGGTCTCCTCGTCGCCGTCGATCCGGCGGGGCGCGACGAGTTCCTGCGCGTGACGCGCGAGCGCGGCCTCGATCTGCGGGCGTTCGGCGTGCTCACGCCGCGCGCGGAGCCGACCATCCGGCTCGTGTGA
- the selB gene encoding selenocysteine-specific translation elongation factor translates to MRLIGTAGHIDHGKSTLVQALTGVHPSRLPEERARGMTIDLGYAHLDHPDGHRLGVVDVPGHEKLVKNMVAGATGFELALWVVDARESVMPQSREHLHILELLGVRALMPVITKAAVATAEQIERTERDVASLVSDVALPVLASHVVDSVSGAGIAELKRAIFAATRDQPADDDAPPYLAIDRAFSVKGVGTVVTGTLVRGTLAEGDEVVVTSAPGTWRVRALTNHHARVARIGAGHRVGVNLAGLHADDVRRGDVLVSPAHPYRARRVNARLRWTPDAPRAWKHGAPLLFHAGCLEVECRLWGTEEADGASWAQLELSREACFFPGQRFILRGGTPLATVGGGEILDLAPDRPRRVTMAERAAYVARARGDECLSVYHAAAGATVLDLAALARRWMVAEDTLRRDVARSASLRLLTPDGPLAWSTSAATAARERLRRWLDAEPRDEHAVPYERVARELRLPPAHVQAVMRALLAADAESASRLRLDGAAAVVHPGRVELAPEDQRLADALLARLRREWLKPSTVDAYRELLPAPRGALDRVVARLCEAGRLVRVSRDLVLHADAARALRNAPAHYGLDAVRAAEFGQALGLTRKHGIPYLEFLNREGIMRRAGDVHHRVR, encoded by the coding sequence ATGCGGCTCATCGGCACCGCGGGACACATCGACCACGGCAAGTCGACGCTCGTGCAGGCGCTCACCGGCGTGCACCCGTCGCGGCTCCCCGAGGAGCGCGCGCGCGGCATGACGATCGACCTGGGCTACGCTCATCTCGACCACCCGGACGGGCACCGGCTCGGCGTGGTGGACGTGCCGGGGCACGAGAAGCTGGTGAAGAACATGGTCGCCGGCGCGACGGGGTTCGAGCTCGCGCTGTGGGTGGTCGACGCGCGCGAGAGCGTGATGCCGCAGTCGCGCGAGCACCTGCACATCCTGGAGCTGCTCGGCGTGCGCGCGCTGATGCCGGTGATCACGAAGGCCGCCGTGGCGACGGCCGAGCAGATCGAACGCACGGAGCGCGACGTGGCGTCGCTCGTGTCGGACGTCGCGCTGCCGGTGCTCGCGTCGCACGTGGTGGACTCGGTGAGCGGCGCGGGGATCGCGGAGCTGAAGCGCGCGATTTTCGCCGCGACGCGTGACCAACCTGCCGACGACGACGCGCCGCCGTACCTCGCGATCGACCGCGCGTTCAGCGTGAAGGGCGTGGGCACGGTGGTCACCGGCACGCTCGTGCGCGGCACGCTGGCCGAGGGCGACGAGGTCGTGGTGACGTCGGCGCCGGGCACGTGGCGCGTGCGCGCGCTCACGAACCATCACGCGCGCGTGGCGCGCATCGGCGCCGGTCACCGCGTGGGCGTGAACCTCGCCGGGCTGCATGCCGACGACGTGCGCCGCGGCGACGTTCTCGTGTCGCCCGCGCACCCGTATCGGGCGCGGCGGGTGAACGCGCGCCTGCGGTGGACACCCGACGCGCCCCGCGCGTGGAAGCACGGCGCACCGCTGCTGTTCCACGCGGGCTGCCTGGAGGTGGAGTGCCGGCTGTGGGGAACGGAGGAGGCGGACGGCGCGTCGTGGGCGCAGCTCGAGCTCTCGCGCGAGGCGTGCTTCTTTCCCGGACAGCGGTTCATCCTGCGCGGCGGCACCCCGCTCGCTACGGTGGGCGGTGGCGAGATCCTCGACCTCGCGCCCGACCGGCCGCGGCGCGTGACGATGGCGGAGCGCGCGGCGTACGTCGCACGCGCGCGCGGCGACGAGTGCCTGTCGGTCTACCACGCCGCCGCCGGCGCGACGGTGCTGGACCTCGCGGCGCTCGCGCGACGGTGGATGGTGGCCGAGGACACGCTGCGTCGCGACGTGGCGCGGAGCGCGTCGCTGCGACTGCTGACACCCGACGGGCCGCTCGCGTGGAGCACGAGCGCAGCGACCGCCGCGCGCGAGCGGCTCCGCCGGTGGCTCGACGCGGAGCCACGCGACGAGCACGCGGTGCCCTACGAGCGTGTCGCGCGCGAGCTTCGTCTGCCGCCGGCGCACGTGCAGGCGGTGATGCGAGCGCTGCTCGCGGCCGACGCCGAGTCGGCGTCACGCCTGCGGCTCGACGGCGCCGCGGCGGTCGTGCATCCGGGGCGCGTGGAGCTCGCGCCGGAGGACCAGCGGCTCGCCGACGCGCTGCTCGCGCGGCTGCGGCGCGAGTGGCTCAAGCCGTCGACGGTGGACGCGTACCGTGAGCTGCTCCCCGCCCCGCGCGGCGCCCTGGACCGCGTGGTGGCGCGGCTGTGCGAGGCGGGGCGGCTGGTGCGCGTGAGCCGCGACCTGGTGCTGCACGCCGACGCCGCGCGCGCGCTGCGCAACGCGCCGGCGCACTACGGGCTGGACGCCGTGCGCGCGGCGGAGTTCGGCCAGGCGTTAGGCCTCACGCGCAAGCACGGCATTCCCTATCTGGAGTTCCTGAACCGGGAGGGGATCATGCGGCGCGCGGGGGACGTGCACCATCGCGTGCGATGA